A region of the Dyadobacter sp. CECT 9275 genome:
ACAGGAAAAAGTGATGTGTACATTGGTACCGGAGGAGCTCAAAAAGCCCGCATCTTCCATTCCGACGATTACGGCCTCTCCTGGAAAATTACCGAAACAAACATGGCAGCCGGCCCCACCAGCGGGATTTTCGGATTACGGTTTTTATCTAAAAAAATAGGTATAGCTGTTGGTGGCGATTACAAAAATACCACAGACTCCTCGCTGAATGTACTGCGGACTACCGATGGCGGAGAAACCTGGGCGCCGGAAAAAGCCATTACAAAACCCGCAGGCCTGAAAGAAGCTGTGGGGATATACCGCAAAACCAGTGCAACCTGGAACGGAGATACCGAAATACGATCGGACCAGTTTGCTCTGATTGCCGTAGGCCCGTCCGGAAACAGTTATTCCAATGATCGAGGTAAGACCTGGCGTGAACTCGGCAAGCAACCCTTCCATTCTATCAGTTTTGCAGGCAATGTCGGTTATGCGGTAGGAAGCAAGGGGCTCATCGGTAAAATAGACAAGGTATCTACCAAAAAGAGAAAAAAGAGGCTGGTATTGGTGGATTGAAATTATTATGGACCCTGCTCTAACAGTATCTCCAAAGATTAGGGCAATTGATCTCCACAAACTTTCGGAGATCAATTGCTGAACTATATCCGATCTATCAATTCCTTCACCTTTCTGACCTCCCGCCCCACCAGGTGGTCAGCGATGGCTGCGGCATGATCCCGGCCATTCTCGATGAATATTTTCTCTGTAAAAACACCGGCCATGACTGTCCCGCACAGATACAATCCTTCCACATTGGTTTCGAAAGTCTCAGGATCAAACGAAGGCACCTTGGTTTCCGGATTGAGCAAAACGCCACAACGGGCAAGCAAATGCTCGTCGGGAAGATAACCCACCAGCAGGAAAACGAAATCGGCAGGCATCCATTCTTCTTCTCCCGTCAGGGTATTCTTAAGTAACAACTTCCCTTCCTCAATACGCGTCACCCGGCTGTTGAATCGTGCTTTTATACGTCCTTCTTTAATCCGGTTCTTTACATCAGGTACCAGCCAGTATTTAACCCGCGTTTTAAAATCCTCGTCTTTGTGTACGATGGTAACGTTGGCATCATGGCGATACAACTCCAGCGCGGCCTCCACGGACGAATTGGAACCACCCACCAAAACTACATTGGTAAAAGAGTATCGGAAAGGCTCGTCATAATAGTGAGAAACATGTGGCAGATTTTCTCCGGGGATATTAAGCTGGCGCGGAACATCAAAGTATCCTGTTGCCAATACTATTTTTTTTGAATGAAACAGCGTTCCATCGTTCGCATAGGTAATGAATGTACCATCAGCCTGTTTCTCGGTCCGGTCAACGGTTACAAAAAGCTTGAAATTGAGATGATAGTATCCCGCCACTTTTCTATAATACTGCAGCGCTTCGTTCCTGTTGGCCTTCACCTCGGAAATAGCAAAAGGCAGCCCTCCTATCTCGATATTTTCTGCTGTTGAAAAAAAACGCATCCGACGCGGATACCGGCGAATAGATTCCGTAAGATTTCCTTTTTCGAGTATGAGATAATCAAGCCCGTTTTTAGCGGCCTCAACACCCATTGCCAGTCCGCACGGGCCTCCGCCAATAATAATCAGATCGTAAATATGCATTACCTTTTTATTTTTTGCTTAAGGCCATCAGGCCCGATAAATTCGTCTCCTGCTATCAGCCCCCGTCGTATTCTTAACTCCTTCTTACCAACATTGGTTTCTGAATTCTCACAGGTTTTTTGTTTAAAACCCGGTGACCTGTCAGGTTTATACCGAACTTTGTATCCTGTACCGCTGTTAGCGAAACATTCTTATCAGGAACAAATTTATCAAATACTTGGACGATACAGGTTCAAATTTCAGAAAATGCCTTAATACCTGGGGGAAAAATGGAGTTCCGTTCGTTTTTCTGGTCGACTATGCCATGGAGAGGCCGATGGCCTGGAAACTGGACGAGATTGATTCGTCGGAAGTACTGTTTGATCTCAATGGTTTTCATAATATACCTCAGCCTGTACATTTGCTAAAACAAGTAGATTTCATATTCGACAAACGCCCTATAACTTTTGAAGCGTATCTGCCCAGGTTTGAACGGGTTGTAAAAAACCTCAAAGCAGGTAATTCATTTCTGGTAAATCTGTCTGTACCCACTCCGCTGGATACGGACCTTTCCCTGAACGAAATTTTCCTGTTGTCAGATGCCCCCTACCGTTTTCTGCTCGGCAATAAATTCGTCTGTTTTTCTCCCGAAATTTTTATCAGGATCAACGGCAAAAGAATCGCTTCGTTTCCCATGAAAGGTACCATTGACGCTTCGGTGCCGGATGCAGAAAACCGTATCCTGAACGACCCTAAAGAGGCAGCAGAACATGCTACGATTGTAGACCTGATAAGAAATGATCTGAGTATGGTTTGCAGGAAAGTATGGGTGGAGAGATATCGTTACATAGATACAATCCAGGTTTATAAAAAAAAATTGCTACAGGTAAGCTCCGAAGTAGCCGGGTTACTGCCCGAAGATTTCGATGGCAAATATGGTGATCTTCTCTGGAAGTTACTGCCGGCGGGGTCCATCTGCGGTGCTCCGAAACCAAGTACCCTGCACATCATCCGCGAAGCCGAAGGATATGACCGTGGTTATTACACAGGCGTAATGGGTTATTTCGACGGAAAAAATTTTGAAAGTGCCGTGATGATAAGGTTCATTGAAAACCAGGCGGATCAGCTGGTTTTTAAAAGCGGCGGTGGAATCACCGCGCAAAGTAATGCACAAAGCGAATACCAGGAACTGATTGACAAAGTATATCTCCCATTTCCGCATGTTACAAAAGTTATGCATTGAAACCATTGCGGTTGAAAACCGGCAGCTCAAAAACATCAGATACCACGAAGACCGGCTGAACAAAACCCGGAAAGCGCTCTGGGGAGCATCCGAAGCATGGAATTTATCGGAACTGATCGTTATACCCGACACAGTTTCCGATGCCCTCCATAAATGCCGACTGGCGTATGGCAGAGAGATTGACAACATCAGATGGGAGGCGTATGCTTTCAGGACCATCCGGACGATTCAAAAGGTACATCAGGACGAAGTCGATTACGCGTACAAGTACGATCAGCGGCCCCAACTCAACGCACTTTTTGCTGATCGCGGTAAGGCCGATGAAATCCTCATCATCAAGCAGGGTATGGTTACTGATTCGTATTATGGCAACGTTGCTTTCAAGAAGGATGAAAAATGGTATACGCCAGATACTTACCTGCTGCCAGGAACGCAACGGGCTTTTTTGCTGGACTCCGGAATAATTGAAGAGGCCCGGATTGCTGAGGAAGACATTCGTAAATACAGCCATATCCGGTTGTTTAATGCAATGGTTGGATGGAAGAACGCTGTGGAGCTTGGCGTTGAAACCATTCTGGGATAATTTCCCCTAACAAATATTATGGTTCCGGTTGAAACATGTAAATTTGATATCATGGATATACAGGCAACAAAAATCGAACTGGCCAAAAGACTTTTAGATACTAACGACAAAAGTGTCATTAACGCCGTAAAATCAGTATTCCAGAATTTTGATTCTGACCAGGAGTGGGGAGATCTGCCGGATACCGTAATTTCCGACGTTAAACAATCAATTATACAGATTGAAGCCGGTGAAGGAATACCACACGATAAAGCCCAGGAAACATGTAAAAAATGGCTCTGAAAATCTTATGATCTCCAAAAGCATTGGATAATTTTCATGGAGTGATAACATATCTTGAAGAGAACTGGGATGGAACCGTAATCAGGGATTTTGTGCTGAGAACCGAAAAGGTAATCCTGTTAATCAGCGAGCACCCTGAGATGTTCAGGCAGATTTCGGAGTCAAATACAATAAGAGAAGCGGTTATCACGAAACATAATTTATTACTATACAAGGTATTTAATAATAAAATTGTTTTACTGGCAATCTTTGATACCCGTCAGCACCCACGAAAAAAGAAGATCTGAAAAATTTTCTCTTTTATTGAAATATTGAGTCTGGATCATTCAGAAGACTCTCTATCAAACTTATCTTTCAATTTGCCACTACAACCAATGGCCTCCCTTTTTGAGGAAGAAATAACCTGTTTTGCGGATCTGATCCTACCGGTTCCCATTCCTTCTCTGTTTACCTACCGTGTGCCCCGGGAAATGACCGATATGATCAAAACGGGTGCCAGGGTTATTGTTCAATTTGGACAGAAAAGAGTCATCACAGCCGTTGTTGCCCATTTGCATACCAATCCGCCGGTAAAATACCAGGCCAAGTATATCCTGGAACTGCTGGACGAAGAGCCCATCGTTACCAGCAAACAGCTCGAACTTTTCAAATGGGTGGCAGAATATTATCTGTGCAACATTGGTGAAGTAATGAATGTGGCGCTGCCTGCCGGGCTTAAAATTACCAGCCAGTCCAAAATTCAGTTCAACCCAGAATTTGAATATGAGGAACTGCTGACGGACCAGGAAATCATGATCCTGGATGCCATTAAAAAACAGGATGCCCTTTCGTATGAAGAAGTGGAGCGGCTGGTACAGAAATCCAACATTACCGCCATCATTAAGTCACTTGTTGCCAAACGTGCGGTAATTCTGTTTGAGGAAGTAAAGGAAAGATACAAACCCAAAGTGGCGCGTAAAATCAGGCTCACCCCGGCATTTTTGTCCAACGATTCGCTCATACAGCTGACCACCTCTCTGGATAAATTTCCTAAACAGCAGGAAATTCTGATGAGGTATCTGAGTTACGTTCCGGTTTACAACCATCCGGAGCTCAATCAGAAGGGGCTTGACAAATCTTTTTTTTCGCAGGAAAACGGATTTTCCGAATCGGCCTTGCAGACGTTGATCAAAAAAGGAGTTCTGGAGCCATTCGAAATCTTCGTTTCCCGGTTTGACGATATCCCTTCGGGTAACCTGACAGAAATTACACTTACAGAATCCCAGCAAACCGCCTCCTCTCAAATTCATAACCTGTTTCAGGAAAAAGAAGTGGTACTGCTCCATGGTATCACCGGAAGCGGCAAAACGGAAGTATACATTGAACTTATACGAAAAGTACTGGCTGGCGGTTCCCAAGTATTATTCCTGCTACCCGAAATAGCACTCACCACGCAGATTGTGGTCCGCCTGCGCAAGGTTTTCGGAGACACCATGGGAATTTACCATTCTAAATTTTCCGATAATGAGCGTGTTGAAGTATGGAAAGGCATCCTGGACGGCAAATTTCAGTTTGTGGTGGGTGTCCGTTCCGCCATATTTTTACCGTTTGATAATCTGGGCCTCATCATTGTAGACGAAGAACACGAAACTTCCTACAAGCAATATGATCCCGCACCCCGGT
Encoded here:
- a CDS encoding YpdA family putative bacillithiol disulfide reductase, producing MHIYDLIIIGGGPCGLAMGVEAAKNGLDYLILEKGNLTESIRRYPRRMRFFSTAENIEIGGLPFAISEVKANRNEALQYYRKVAGYYHLNFKLFVTVDRTEKQADGTFITYANDGTLFHSKKIVLATGYFDVPRQLNIPGENLPHVSHYYDEPFRYSFTNVVLVGGSNSSVEAALELYRHDANVTIVHKDEDFKTRVKYWLVPDVKNRIKEGRIKARFNSRVTRIEEGKLLLKNTLTGEEEWMPADFVFLLVGYLPDEHLLARCGVLLNPETKVPSFDPETFETNVEGLYLCGTVMAGVFTEKIFIENGRDHAAAIADHLVGREVRKVKELIDRI
- a CDS encoding aminodeoxychorismate synthase component I; amino-acid sequence: MDDTGSNFRKCLNTWGKNGVPFVFLVDYAMERPMAWKLDEIDSSEVLFDLNGFHNIPQPVHLLKQVDFIFDKRPITFEAYLPRFERVVKNLKAGNSFLVNLSVPTPLDTDLSLNEIFLLSDAPYRFLLGNKFVCFSPEIFIRINGKRIASFPMKGTIDASVPDAENRILNDPKEAAEHATIVDLIRNDLSMVCRKVWVERYRYIDTIQVYKKKLLQVSSEVAGLLPEDFDGKYGDLLWKLLPAGSICGAPKPSTLHIIREAEGYDRGYYTGVMGYFDGKNFESAVMIRFIENQADQLVFKSGGGITAQSNAQSEYQELIDKVYLPFPHVTKVMH
- a CDS encoding aminotransferase class IV, with translation MLQKLCIETIAVENRQLKNIRYHEDRLNKTRKALWGASEAWNLSELIVIPDTVSDALHKCRLAYGREIDNIRWEAYAFRTIRTIQKVHQDEVDYAYKYDQRPQLNALFADRGKADEILIIKQGMVTDSYYGNVAFKKDEKWYTPDTYLLPGTQRAFLLDSGIIEEARIAEEDIRKYSHIRLFNAMVGWKNAVELGVETILG
- a CDS encoding type II toxin-antitoxin system RelE/ParE family toxin, which translates into the protein MDNFHGVITYLEENWDGTVIRDFVLRTEKVILLISEHPEMFRQISESNTIREAVITKHNLLLYKVFNNKIVLLAIFDTRQHPRKKKI
- the priA gene encoding replication restart helicase PriA, which codes for MASLFEEEITCFADLILPVPIPSLFTYRVPREMTDMIKTGARVIVQFGQKRVITAVVAHLHTNPPVKYQAKYILELLDEEPIVTSKQLELFKWVAEYYLCNIGEVMNVALPAGLKITSQSKIQFNPEFEYEELLTDQEIMILDAIKKQDALSYEEVERLVQKSNITAIIKSLVAKRAVILFEEVKERYKPKVARKIRLTPAFLSNDSLIQLTTSLDKFPKQQEILMRYLSYVPVYNHPELNQKGLDKSFFSQENGFSESALQTLIKKGVLEPFEIFVSRFDDIPSGNLTEITLTESQQTASSQIHNLFQEKEVVLLHGITGSGKTEVYIELIRKVLAGGSQVLFLLPEIALTTQIVVRLRKVFGDTMGIYHSKFSDNERVEVWKGILDGKFQFVVGVRSAIFLPFDNLGLIIVDEEHETSYKQYDPAPRYNARDVAVIMSYMHKGKTLLGSATPSLESYYHAKTGRYGLVEMTQRFGNAVLPSFELINTKLEKKQKKMKNEFSSVLLEHIRNNISNKEQTILFQNRRGYSPYLQCEECNWISQCANCDVSLTYHLKAGELRCHYCGHKEEVPRTCPSCGSPRVKTMGYGTEKIEDELHIIFPEARVLRMDLDTTRAKNAYQQIIQEFEEGGIDILVGTQMVSKGLDFDNVSMVGIFDADRIIHFPEFRASERAFQMLTQVSGRAGRRADKPGKVLIQTSNPAQQLLERIVTNDYVGMYETEILEREQYQYPPFTRLIKLTVKHPDEATSRRAADQLAQKLTVNLGKSRVLGPEAPLVDRVRNQFLFDILIKLEREKINFKAAKSFIQEKVTDILTDKTLKSIHIIIDVDCV